Part of the Nitrosophilus alvini genome, AATGCTCTCTGCAGACGCCTTTTTACAGATAACGGCTAAAAATGGAAACGAAAGCGTTTACAAAGAGAAAAAGCTTTTTATTTCGGCTATAGGCGGAAACGATTTTGATGAGAGTGTTGAGATAGGCGGCAAAATTTTGCATGTACGTTACAAAGATTTTATAAAAAATGCCGAAAAAGTAGCAATTCCAGATGAAAACGGAAATCCTTTGGTGGTATTTACCGTTGCCACACCATCGGGTCCTGAAAAATATTTTCTCTCTTTTAACGAATATACCGATCTTGGTCCTTTTGTCCTTGCGTTTGGAAAAAAGGAGCCGACAGATATACAAAAACCTTATCTATTTATCTATCTAAAAGATGGTAAATTTTATTTCAAATCAAACAAAGATATAGGCTACTTTAAAATGGCCGAACAGGAAAAAGGCCTTTTTGAAGCCGGCAAAGAGTATCCTTTCACAACAAAAATGATGTATCTCATCAACGGGATACAGGTTGTTCCTCAAGAAGCTCTCCTAAAAGGCATCAAAAAAGTGGTACGTGCCGAAGAGAATAGTAACGGTATGAAGATGAAAGGTACAAAACTCTCCGCCCTGATAGTTGAAGCAGAACTTGACGGTGAAAAAAAAGAGGTAGCTCTCATGGGATTGGGCAGAAGATTTAAAGGATTTACTGAAAACGTCAATATAGGAGATACCCAGATTTCTCTAGAATGGGGCTCAAAAGAGATAGAACTTCCTTTCTATCTCTATCTTAAAGATTTTGTAATAGAAAAATATCCAGGCTCTATGAGTCCATCCTCATATGAGAGTCATGTAATACTCTATGATGAAAAAAACGGAGTCAAAATGCCTTATAGAATATACATGAACAACACTTTGGAATACGGCGGATTCAAATTCTTCCAGTCAAGCTACGATCAGGACGAAAAAGGCACTATACTTTCCGTAAACCACGATCCAGGTAAATGGCCCACTTATCTTGGATATTTTCTTCTCGGACTCGGCTTTTTACTAAACCTGCTAAATCCTTACAGCAGATTTGGAAAACTGGCACGGACAAGATATATTCAGAGTGCAAAAAAACCTGCAGCAGCGGCTATTGCGTTTCTTATGCTGTTATTTACAAACAATCTTAATGCAGCCAATGAACATGCCGGACATAATCACTCTCAGATTGATATGAAGCATATTATCGAAACAGTCAAAAAGATAGATAAAAAGCATGCTGAAAATTACGGCTCAATTCTATTACAAAGCCACGATGGAAGAATCAAACCTATCGATTCTGCAGCAATAGACATTTTAAACAAAATTCACGGTTCAGACACAATGCTGGGGCTTACACACAACCAGATAATTCTTGGGATGGCTGCAAAACCAACATACTGGCAAAGAATCAAAATGATAAAAGTTAATCATCCCGGAGTCAAAAAACTATTAGGAATTCCTGAAGATGAAAAGTATTTTGCATTTGTAGAGATATTTGACAAAAACGGTAACTACAAGCTAGCGGAGGCGGTAGAAAAAGCCACAAGAAAAAGACCCGGAGAAAGAGACAAGTTTGATAAAGAAGTTATCAAAGTAGATGAGAGACTCAACATCGCATATATGGTATATTCGGGTGAATTTATGAAAGTATTTCCGCTAAAAGGCGATCCAAACAAAACATGGTATTCTCCCGCAGCAGCTCTGAAAACTTTTCCACCGCAAGAGGCCAAAATCATAAGAGCAATATTGGAAAAGAATTTTAAGGGATTGAACAAGGGGCTAAGCAGCGGAGACTGGAGTCTTGCGGACGAAGCGGTAAATGAGATCAAAGCCTATCAGCAAAAATATGGAGCTGATATTATCCCTTCAAAATCAAGAATTGAAGCAGAACTTCTTTATAACAGGCTCGATATTTTTAACAGACTTGTTCCTGTTTATCTTCTATCAGGCCTTGTGCTGCTTTTTTTGATTTTCGCCAGACTTATGAAGCCTTCTTTAAACCTTGAAGTCCCTACAAAAATTGTTGTAGGAATTTTGATAATAGCTTTTTTAGCACATACATTTAATCTCGGACTTAGATGGTACATTGCCGGACATGCTCCATGGAGCAACGGTTATGAAGCGATGCTTTATATCTCTTGGGCAATAATACTATCTGGTATTCTTTTTGCAAGACAATCCGAGTTTGCTGTCTCATCAACCGCTATATTTGCGGGTATCACTCTTTTTGTAGCGCATCTTAGCTGGCTGGATCCTCAAATTACCACTATGGTTCCGGTATTGAAATCATACTGGCTGACTATTCATGTTTCTGTTATAACTGCCAGTTACGGATTTTTGGGATTGAGTGCGCTTCTTGGATTTATAGCATTGATTCTTTTTATCATGCTCGGTTTTACAAAAAAAGATGAAACTAGAAAGCAGATAATACTCAATATCAAAGAAGCCGGCAGAATTAATGAAATGTCTATGATTGTAGGTCTATCGCTTTTGACCGTAGGAAATTTCCTGGGAGGCGTATGGGCAAACGAGTCATGGGGTAGATACTGGGGATGGGATCCAAAAGAGACATGGGCACTTGTTACAATTCTAGTATATACTGCTGTTGTTCACCTCCGGTTTATTCCTAAAGTCTGGAACAGTTTCAATTTTGCCGCTCTGTCTGTAGTGGCATACAGTTCTGTTATCATGACATACTTTGGGGTAAACTACTATCTATCCGGTCTTCATTCATACGCAGCAGGCGACCCCGTTCCGGTCCCAACCTGGGTATATTACGCTATAGTGATCGTTGCCGCCATAATAGCGGCCGCTTACAGAAACAGAAAAGTTTTTGAACAACTTCAAAAATCTGCTATTAAAATCTCTTAATCTAATGGTACTGTGAAAAATCTTCACAGTACCAATTATTAAAAAAATTTATTTTACTTTTTTTTGATTTAAGTCAAATTTACTGTATAATAATATTAAAAATCTATATATAAAAAGGAATAGAACTTGAAAAAAATGTCCGCAGTGATTATTGTGCCTGTTTTGCTTATATCTTCTTTGTGGGCATCGCCAAAACTGGAATTTAAAGAAAGATTGATCAAATCAGCAACAGAAAAAGCCCATAAAGGTGACCCAAATGCACAATTTACTTTAGGGGAGATGCACTATCTCGGTTTTCTGGGGAAAAAAGATTATGAAAAGGCTATTGAATGGTATGAAAAGGCTGCCAATAAAGGACATACCAAGGCAATGTTCAATCTTGGATATATGTACTTTACCGGCAAAGGAGTCGACAAAGATTATAAAAAGGCTCTCTATTGGTTTAAAAAAGCTGCAGAGAAGGGCGATCCTAAAGCTCAACTCTATCTTGGCGATATATACTATAAAGGGCTTGGTGTAGAAAAGGATTATAAAAAAGCTTTTTACTGGTACAAAAAAACTGCCGATATGGGATATCCCAAAGCACAATATATAGTAGGCAATATGTACAAAAGAGGAAAAGGGGTTGAAAAAGATATTGACAAAGCGGAGTATTATCTCAAAAAATCCGCCATGCAAAGCTGTTCAGATGCCGAACTTGAACTGGGAAAAATGTACTTAACCGGAGAGGGAGTAGAAAAGGACGAAGAGAAAGCAAAACAGCTTTTGAAAAAAGCATTAAAAGACGGGAAAAAAGAGGCCGAAGAGCTGTTGAAAAAAATAGAAGAGTAGATATAACTTTCATAATCTCCGGAAATTTCTCCGGAGATTGGGTTTCAAAACTTTACCCTTCACTGTTATCAAGACCGGGCAATCTCTCCTTCATTATCACCACTTCCCACCCGTAAGTATCAAGTATCTTTTTGGCACTTTTATTTCCATTCATATAGGCCTGCTGTATCCAGTGCTTAGCCTCATCCATATCTTTTGGAACACCTTCGCCTGTCAGATACATTTTTCCAAGATATAACTGAGCCTCCGCATGCCCCTGGGCTGCAGCCTTTTCAAAAAGCTCATAAGCCATTTTAAAATCTTTTTTTATACCAGTTCCTGTATAAAACATTTTACCCAGAGCAAAATGTGCTTGCGGATAACCCTGATTTGAGGCTTTTGTGTACCAGTAAAGAGCTTTACCGTAATCAGCCGGTACTCCTTCTGCATTGTAATACATTGTTCCAAGATATAACATTGACTTAGGATCGCCCTTCTCTGCAGCTTTTTTAAACCAATAGAGAGCCTTTTTATAATCTTTTTTAACTCCTACTTCATTGTGATACATATACCCAAGATTGAACATTGCCTTGGTATGTCCTTTATTGGCAGCCTTTTCAAAATATTCAATAGCTTTTTCATAATCCTTCTCAACACCAAGCCCTAGATAATACATGTCGCCTAATGCATAAAGTGCGTTTGGATTCCCTTGCTGTGCAAGTTTTATGACAGAAGAATATGCTCTTTCAATAAACTCGCTTTTTGCATTTGCACTAGAACCGCTTCCCGCAATCATAACCGACACTATTAGCGACAGTAGTACGCCTTTTCTCATTCTATACTCCTTGCTCTTTGATTTTGCCCGCACCAGTTATTTTTTATGGCATCTTCTGCACCACAGCATAGTCCCTCTGCCCATATACCCTTTCAGCATAAAACCGTTGTTAGAAACATGCGGAGTATGACAACTTGTACATGATAACTCTTTAGTAGGATCCGTAGGGTCTTTCTTTCCTTTTGTCGGATGGGATTTTCTTGAGAATGTTGTTACAACATGACCTTTTGTTTTCTTATCCACGTGACATGCAGTACAAAGATTCCATACTTTATATCTCAAAAATTTCTTATCTTTTCCTCCGTGAGGATCATGGCATTTATTACATCTGCCGTCATCAACCGGTTCGTGTCTGTATTTCTCTTTGTAAAACTTCTTCTCAAATTTTTTATGGCACTCAAAACATACCGGTGCGATAGGGTCAGGATTGATAAATCTGGAGGCACCTTTATATTTCTCATTAAACTCACCGGTTTTTCCAGTATGACAGCTTGTTGCACATAACCAGTTTGCAGCAGGTGCGTGCATATACTTCTCAAAAAATATAGGTTTGTGGCAGTCAAAACAGTTTGATTCATATATATCTTCGAAAGCTATCCCTTTTTGTTCGTTTACACTCATATCATGACATTCAGAACAGATCTTCTCATTCTCTTCGGTATGAAAAAACTGCTTGTGAAAAATTTTAGGAGGATATCTGTATTTTTTATATAGAATACTTTTGTAATAGACTTGCCTGATAGCTTCATACACTTTTCTATCTTTAGAGTAAGCTATAACCTTTATTTTATTTACACCCAAATTTAGCTTTACATTAAGGCAAAAATACTCCTCATGATCACTCTTAACCTCTACGTTTCCGCTTAATTTATCACCGACAAAAACAGAAATCCTATCTACTCCGCTACCTTTTTTAACGACTACAGCGGCATATTTAGAATAGTATATGTCCTGTCCATACGGCTTTATAAGCTCAAATTCTCCTCCAAATGCGGAAATGGAAAAGAAAAGTAGAATAAGCTTTAAAATGCTCTGTACTTTTTTCACCATCTGCCTCCGGAACTTGCAAGATCAAGGCAGACATTACGCATATTTGCAAATTTCTCTCTCAACAAAAACTTTCTATCCGATACATGGGGATTATGACAACTTATACAGTTAAAATCGCCTGTTATAAATCTTTTCTCAATCTCTTCTCCATTTTTATATCTGGTTTTGAACAATGAGATATATTTTCTTTTTGAACTCTTATCTGCATGACATGTGGTACAGAGTTTCCATACGCTTTTTCTCAAAAAGTTTTTATTTACGTCAGATGAGTGGGGATTGTGGCATTTATTACACTTGCCTGCTCCAACAGGATCGTGTTTAACTTTTTTACTGCTCCATATTTTATGGTTTCTCTTATGGCATTTAAAACAGGTATTTCCGACAGGATCTGGATACAGAAATTTTGACTTTCCTTTATACTGCCTGTTTTTAGCCCCGATTTTCCCGTTATGACATGGCAAACAAACAAAATTTACAGTAGGAGCATGGGCAAATTTCTTATAGATTAAAGATTTATGGCAGACAAAACAGTTAGATTCGGTTACATCATAAAATGCTACTCCCTCTTCCTCATTAACGCTCATGTCATGACAAGAGCTGCACATTTTATCAAATTCGCCGTTATGAAAGAACTTTTTCTCATAACCTTCCGGAACAATTTTATAAAATTTTGATAAAAAAGCTTTTCTGTAAAAATGTATCTTTTTTCGGGCTTTTTTTTCTCCGTTTATATATGCAACAACCTTTACTGAATGCTCACCGAAAGGAAAGTTGAAAGTTTGACAATATGTATCTTTATCCTTTTCGATTTTTATTTCAACTCTTTCATTTTGACTTGTATATATAATTATTTTATCTATTTTTTTATCATATATTTTAACTGCAACAGATATATACTCTTCCTCATATACCCCTTTATCTGCAGGCTGTAGAATATCTATGGGATCATATTTCGCTTTTTTGATAAGAGATACGATTATCCCGTTTTCATCTTGGTTATTGTTGTTTGTTTGGGCAAACAAGAGTACCTCAAAAGAAAAAAAGAGAAGAATACAGAGAGCCAGTTTGGTTATGATCTTCTCTTTTCTCATTTTTTGCCCCTATTTTTTAAATACGTCTTCGCTGTACTTATTCTTCTGTTTTACTCTGTCATACTCGTATTTCTTATGACATGCCGGCTGACAAGAACCACCCGTTTTTGTTTCGATATACCTGATAGGGAATTTTATGCCGCCAAATTCCGTATATCTTCTGATAAGATGCGGATATTTTGAAGCATGCTCATCATGACATGCCCTACACGCCCTACCTTTTTTATTATTTACATGCAGATAGTGAAGATTCACTTTTCCGTCTCTAAAATCTGTTTTTTCAGAATATTTGTCTTTTATCTTCTCTATTTTATGGCACTTAAAGCATATGAAATCTTTTTTCGCTTCAAAATCATCATAAAACTCTGTGGTATAAGACCTTCTGAGTATACTGAAATGATTTGAACCGTGAGGATTGTGGCAGGCTGCACATCCTCCCTCTTTTTTTACATCTTTTATAGGCTTATGCCAATTTGGATTTCTTTTGAGGTGTTCTGCCATATTCATTAGCATTCCGCCGTCTTCATCAGACTTGACCTCTTTATTGTGACAACTCAAACACATTTTAACCTGCTGCTTCTTGAGTATACCTTTATGATTTGTCGCATGAGGATTATGGCACTCCAAACACTTTCTCTTAGAGTTGTTGACAGCACCATGTTTATATTTGACATTCTCTATCCATTTTTTCATATTCACATGTTTTTCTAATTTAGAATGGCAGTCTAGACACAAGCGCATCTTTCCGTCATCTTTCAAAAGAGTTTTAAAGTCGGAAGTATGAGCCTCGTGACATTTTACACAATTATCTTCAGCCGGCTTATGTTTAAATGCCGCCTTCATATTTACAGTCTTCTTGATTTTCTTTTTGTTGCCAGGTTTATGACACTTCAAGCAGAGCTGGTTAACGGTATCTGCCTTAAGAAGATTGTTCGCATTTGACTGATGCGGATCATGACAGTCTA contains:
- a CDS encoding cytochrome c3 family protein — protein: MKIKNIILMMIIAIVIGAGFYSIAKFDLAKKIERAQKITKSILHGVLEGPHKYYPTHAEITEEELKEINVTKIAQEIGEGITAKEKKKIAVIEKKTEEALKITTKKLIEEKKLKHTKAKARKARFLKPEELPQKFRPLKKYLHEPFHMGACELCHVSAGAKPGKLITKNIEELCYKCHKTRYNKKFDHKPVKEGRCIDCHDPHQSNANNLLKADTVNQLCLKCHKPGNKKKIKKTVNMKAAFKHKPAEDNCVKCHEAHTSDFKTLLKDDGKMRLCLDCHSKLEKHVNMKKWIENVKYKHGAVNNSKRKCLECHNPHATNHKGILKKQQVKMCLSCHNKEVKSDEDGGMLMNMAEHLKRNPNWHKPIKDVKKEGGCAACHNPHGSNHFSILRRSYTTEFYDDFEAKKDFICFKCHKIEKIKDKYSEKTDFRDGKVNLHYLHVNNKKGRACRACHDEHASKYPHLIRRYTEFGGIKFPIRYIETKTGGSCQPACHKKYEYDRVKQKNKYSEDVFKK
- a CDS encoding tetratricopeptide repeat protein, with protein sequence MSAVIIVPVLLISSLWASPKLEFKERLIKSATEKAHKGDPNAQFTLGEMHYLGFLGKKDYEKAIEWYEKAANKGHTKAMFNLGYMYFTGKGVDKDYKKALYWFKKAAEKGDPKAQLYLGDIYYKGLGVEKDYKKAFYWYKKTADMGYPKAQYIVGNMYKRGKGVEKDIDKAEYYLKKSAMQSCSDAELELGKMYLTGEGVEKDEEKAKQLLKKALKDGKKEAEELLKKIEE
- the ccsA gene encoding cytochrome c biogenesis protein CcsA, yielding MTKVIQKLWSILISMKTMVVLTLIFAVSIAVATFIENDYGTDTSWALVYAAKWFEVLQVLLGLNLLGNIIRFKLYKPKKLPAFIFHVGFLIILLGSGLTRYMGYEGVMHIREGMSENRMLSADAFLQITAKNGNESVYKEKKLFISAIGGNDFDESVEIGGKILHVRYKDFIKNAEKVAIPDENGNPLVVFTVATPSGPEKYFLSFNEYTDLGPFVLAFGKKEPTDIQKPYLFIYLKDGKFYFKSNKDIGYFKMAEQEKGLFEAGKEYPFTTKMMYLINGIQVVPQEALLKGIKKVVRAEENSNGMKMKGTKLSALIVEAELDGEKKEVALMGLGRRFKGFTENVNIGDTQISLEWGSKEIELPFYLYLKDFVIEKYPGSMSPSSYESHVILYDEKNGVKMPYRIYMNNTLEYGGFKFFQSSYDQDEKGTILSVNHDPGKWPTYLGYFLLGLGFLLNLLNPYSRFGKLARTRYIQSAKKPAAAAIAFLMLLFTNNLNAANEHAGHNHSQIDMKHIIETVKKIDKKHAENYGSILLQSHDGRIKPIDSAAIDILNKIHGSDTMLGLTHNQIILGMAAKPTYWQRIKMIKVNHPGVKKLLGIPEDEKYFAFVEIFDKNGNYKLAEAVEKATRKRPGERDKFDKEVIKVDERLNIAYMVYSGEFMKVFPLKGDPNKTWYSPAAALKTFPPQEAKIIRAILEKNFKGLNKGLSSGDWSLADEAVNEIKAYQQKYGADIIPSKSRIEAELLYNRLDIFNRLVPVYLLSGLVLLFLIFARLMKPSLNLEVPTKIVVGILIIAFLAHTFNLGLRWYIAGHAPWSNGYEAMLYISWAIILSGILFARQSEFAVSSTAIFAGITLFVAHLSWLDPQITTMVPVLKSYWLTIHVSVITASYGFLGLSALLGFIALILFIMLGFTKKDETRKQIILNIKEAGRINEMSMIVGLSLLTVGNFLGGVWANESWGRYWGWDPKETWALVTILVYTAVVHLRFIPKVWNSFNFAALSVVAYSSVIMTYFGVNYYLSGLHSYAAGDPVPVPTWVYYAIVIVAAIIAAAYRNRKVFEQLQKSAIKIS
- a CDS encoding cytochrome c3 family protein, with the translated sequence MVKKVQSILKLILLFFSISAFGGEFELIKPYGQDIYYSKYAAVVVKKGSGVDRISVFVGDKLSGNVEVKSDHEEYFCLNVKLNLGVNKIKVIAYSKDRKVYEAIRQVYYKSILYKKYRYPPKIFHKQFFHTEENEKICSECHDMSVNEQKGIAFEDIYESNCFDCHKPIFFEKYMHAPAANWLCATSCHTGKTGEFNEKYKGASRFINPDPIAPVCFECHKKFEKKFYKEKYRHEPVDDGRCNKCHDPHGGKDKKFLRYKVWNLCTACHVDKKTKGHVVTTFSRKSHPTKGKKDPTDPTKELSCTSCHTPHVSNNGFMLKGYMGRGTMLWCRRCHKK
- a CDS encoding cytochrome c3 family protein, with the translated sequence MRKEKIITKLALCILLFFSFEVLLFAQTNNNNQDENGIIVSLIKKAKYDPIDILQPADKGVYEEEYISVAVKIYDKKIDKIIIYTSQNERVEIKIEKDKDTYCQTFNFPFGEHSVKVVAYINGEKKARKKIHFYRKAFLSKFYKIVPEGYEKKFFHNGEFDKMCSSCHDMSVNEEEGVAFYDVTESNCFVCHKSLIYKKFAHAPTVNFVCLPCHNGKIGAKNRQYKGKSKFLYPDPVGNTCFKCHKRNHKIWSSKKVKHDPVGAGKCNKCHNPHSSDVNKNFLRKSVWKLCTTCHADKSSKRKYISLFKTRYKNGEEIEKRFITGDFNCISCHNPHVSDRKFLLREKFANMRNVCLDLASSGGRW
- a CDS encoding tetratricopeptide repeat protein; this encodes MRKGVLLSLIVSVMIAGSGSSANAKSEFIERAYSSVIKLAQQGNPNALYALGDMYYLGLGVEKDYEKAIEYFEKAANKGHTKAMFNLGYMYHNEVGVKKDYKKALYWFKKAAEKGDPKSMLYLGTMYYNAEGVPADYGKALYWYTKASNQGYPQAHFALGKMFYTGTGIKKDFKMAYELFEKAAAQGHAEAQLYLGKMYLTGEGVPKDMDEAKHWIQQAYMNGNKSAKKILDTYGWEVVIMKERLPGLDNSEG